Proteins encoded together in one Terriglobus saanensis SP1PR4 window:
- a CDS encoding plasmid mobilization protein, with the protein MEEQTQPSFLGLQARVRRSKGRTGRTISATARVTRDEQNEMEAAAKHRGQSLSEWCREVLLAAARGETITPLFTEIVAIRQLLNSTLRNVACGEVMTPQAFQAELQGIRLSKHKAAAEVMQQYAATEVAQ; encoded by the coding sequence ATGGAAGAGCAAACGCAGCCATCGTTTCTAGGACTTCAGGCACGGGTTCGTCGCTCGAAAGGCAGAACCGGGCGAACCATCAGCGCGACTGCACGGGTCACGCGCGACGAGCAGAACGAGATGGAAGCGGCTGCCAAGCACAGAGGTCAGAGCCTCAGCGAGTGGTGCCGTGAGGTGCTTCTGGCAGCGGCACGAGGCGAAACAATCACACCGCTCTTCACTGAGATCGTGGCGATCCGGCAGCTTCTCAATTCAACCCTTCGGAACGTGGCCTGCGGCGAGGTGATGACGCCGCAGGCGTTCCAGGCCGAGTTGCAGGGCATTCGTTTGAGCAAGCACAAGGCCGCAGCGGAAGTCATGCAACAGTACGCAGCGACAGAGGTGGCACAATGA